Proteins encoded by one window of Syntrophus gentianae:
- the nadB gene encoding L-aspartate oxidase, with product MEIKTDFLVLGSGIAGLSFAIKAAELGTVAIVTKKEKSEANTNYAQGGIAAVSDSADRFEYHIRDTMLCGAGLCKDEVVKFVVTEAPERIKELVDWGVEFTKSQSGSSTVYDLGREGGHSMRRVLHAKDLTGSEIERALNDKTGSNPKISVYENHLAVDLIMMSSLTDEEKGPPDRCLGAYVLDILSNEVHTFLADFVILATGGAGKVYLITTNPDIATADGVAMAYRAGALISNMEFIQFHPTCLYHPEAKFFLISEAVRGEGGILKLKNGEPFMDRYHPMKSLAPRDVVAKAIDYELKKSGEDYVLLDISHRDQAFILDRFPNIYHKCLEFGIDMTREAIPVVPAAHYLCGGVVVNHYGETNIDGLFALGEVSCTGLHGANRLASNSLLEAVVYAHRAFVRISERFSQHRGVSLAIPPWGQQKANESDESVVVSHNWDEIRRCMWNYVGIVRSNKRLERAERRIDMISREIDEYYQQFFITKDLIELRNITTAAKLIVQCAKLRKESRGLHYNIDYPERNEADWQRDTIVSKRVV from the coding sequence ATGGAAATTAAAACGGATTTTTTGGTTCTGGGCAGCGGCATCGCCGGCCTCAGTTTCGCCATCAAGGCCGCCGAGTTGGGTACGGTGGCTATTGTCACCAAAAAAGAAAAATCTGAAGCCAACACCAATTACGCCCAAGGCGGCATTGCCGCTGTTTCGGATTCGGCGGATCGGTTCGAATATCATATCCGCGATACGATGCTTTGCGGGGCCGGGCTCTGTAAGGACGAGGTCGTCAAATTCGTTGTTACGGAAGCCCCTGAAAGGATCAAAGAACTCGTTGACTGGGGTGTCGAATTCACGAAGTCGCAGTCAGGCTCTTCTACGGTTTACGACCTGGGCCGTGAGGGTGGCCATTCGATGCGGAGGGTGCTTCACGCCAAGGATCTGACGGGTAGTGAAATTGAACGCGCCCTGAACGATAAGACCGGCTCCAACCCCAAAATTTCCGTCTATGAGAATCATCTGGCTGTCGATCTGATCATGATGTCTTCCCTGACAGATGAGGAAAAGGGTCCTCCGGACCGCTGCCTCGGCGCTTACGTACTCGATATCCTTTCCAATGAGGTTCACACCTTTCTTGCCGACTTTGTCATTCTGGCAACAGGGGGCGCGGGCAAGGTTTATCTCATTACAACCAATCCGGACATTGCAACGGCAGACGGCGTCGCCATGGCTTACCGGGCGGGCGCCCTAATCTCAAACATGGAGTTCATCCAGTTTCACCCCACCTGTCTCTATCATCCTGAAGCCAAATTTTTTCTGATCAGTGAAGCTGTCCGAGGGGAAGGTGGCATCCTGAAGCTGAAAAACGGCGAACCGTTCATGGACAGATACCATCCCATGAAAAGCCTGGCGCCCCGGGATGTGGTCGCCAAAGCCATTGACTACGAGCTGAAGAAATCAGGCGAAGATTATGTCCTTCTTGACATTTCCCATCGAGATCAGGCGTTTATTCTCGACCGCTTTCCCAATATTTACCACAAATGCCTTGAATTCGGCATCGATATGACCCGGGAAGCCATTCCCGTTGTTCCCGCAGCCCACTATCTCTGTGGCGGTGTCGTGGTCAATCATTACGGTGAAACGAACATCGACGGGCTTTTCGCCCTGGGGGAGGTATCCTGCACGGGTCTTCACGGAGCCAATCGGCTGGCCAGCAACTCCCTCCTCGAAGCCGTCGTCTATGCCCACCGGGCCTTTGTCAGGATCTCCGAACGGTTTTCTCAGCACAGGGGAGTTTCCCTTGCCATCCCTCCCTGGGGTCAGCAGAAGGCCAATGAAAGCGACGAATCGGTCGTTGTCTCGCACAACTGGGATGAAATCCGACGGTGCATGTGGAATTATGTCGGCATCGTCCGTTCCAACAAACGTTTGGAACGGGCTGAAAGGCGTATCGATATGATCAGCCGGGAAATCGACGAATACTATCAGCAATTCTTTATTACAAAAGACCTCATTGAACTTCGCAATATCACGACCGCAGCCAAACTGATCGTCCAGTGCGCCAAGCTCAGGAAGGAAAGCAGGGGGTTGCATTACAATATCGATTACCCGGAGAGGAATGAAGCAGACTGGCAGAGGGATACAATCGTCTCAAAAAGGGTTGTTTGA
- the tsaD gene encoding tRNA (adenosine(37)-N6)-threonylcarbamoyltransferase complex transferase subunit TsaD has protein sequence MIVLGIESSCDETAAAVVRDGRILLSNVIASQIKDHSKYGGVVPEIASRKHMEAIVPVILQALDDAGMELSDIEGIAVTRGPGLVGSLLVGLSVAKALAFSRRLPWVGVNHLEAHIASVFLNEKAPVFPFVALVVSGGHTNIYYVENFGVFTLLGQTRDDAAGEAFDKAAKLLDIGYPGGMIIDNLAKEGNRNLLPFPRAMRDSLDFSFSGVKTSLLVHVKKHGKPSSRQDLAHLAAGYQEAIVDVLVEKTLKAAELKSATQVVVCGGVASNSRLREHFAERSAEDGIDLFIPPPVLCTDNAAMVAVVGENLLSRGKIDEFSLNAVSRWPLDLPLSVE, from the coding sequence ATGATCGTTTTAGGTATTGAATCATCCTGCGATGAAACAGCAGCCGCAGTCGTTCGTGATGGCAGGATCCTGCTTTCCAATGTCATTGCCTCTCAGATAAAAGACCATTCAAAGTACGGCGGCGTGGTGCCAGAAATCGCGTCGCGAAAGCACATGGAAGCCATTGTTCCGGTTATTCTACAGGCCCTTGATGATGCCGGAATGGAATTGTCGGATATCGAGGGGATCGCCGTAACAAGAGGTCCGGGACTCGTCGGATCTCTCCTTGTTGGTCTTTCCGTTGCCAAAGCCCTGGCCTTTTCCCGGAGACTTCCCTGGGTGGGAGTAAATCACCTGGAAGCCCATATCGCCTCGGTCTTCCTTAATGAAAAAGCGCCGGTCTTCCCCTTTGTGGCCCTTGTGGTATCGGGGGGACACACCAACATTTATTATGTGGAAAATTTCGGAGTCTTCACCCTTCTGGGGCAAACGAGGGACGACGCAGCCGGTGAGGCTTTTGACAAGGCGGCTAAGCTCCTGGACATCGGATACCCGGGAGGCATGATTATTGATAACCTGGCAAAGGAAGGAAACCGGAATTTACTGCCTTTTCCCAGGGCCATGCGGGATAGCCTCGATTTCAGCTTCAGCGGAGTCAAAACGTCTCTTCTGGTGCATGTAAAAAAACATGGGAAGCCCTCATCACGCCAGGATCTAGCTCATCTGGCGGCAGGATATCAGGAAGCCATTGTTGATGTTTTGGTCGAGAAGACGCTGAAGGCCGCTGAATTGAAATCCGCCACGCAGGTTGTTGTTTGCGGTGGGGTGGCCTCCAACAGCCGCTTGAGGGAGCATTTTGCAGAGAGAAGCGCGGAAGACGGAATCGATCTTTTTATTCCCCCTCCCGTACTTTGTACCGATAATGCCGCCATGGTTGCCGTTGTGGGTGAAAATCTATTGAGCAGGGGAAAAATCGATGAGTTCAGTCTCAATGCCGTATCGAGATGGCCGCTCGACTTACCCCTTTCGGTCGAGTAA
- the panD gene encoding aspartate 1-decarboxylase gives MQRVMLKSKIHRATVTDADLHYEGSISIDEALMEAAGLLPYEKVSIYDVNNGERFSTYVITGKRDSGVICLNGAAARKVAKGDLVIIASYVYVDGDEAKGWKPVAVFVDQDNHIKH, from the coding sequence ATGCAAAGGGTGATGCTTAAATCCAAAATTCACAGAGCGACCGTAACAGACGCGGATCTTCATTATGAGGGCAGTATTTCCATCGATGAAGCGTTAATGGAAGCTGCAGGACTTTTGCCTTATGAAAAAGTCTCCATTTATGATGTGAATAATGGTGAGCGTTTTTCCACCTACGTCATCACGGGTAAACGGGATTCAGGGGTAATCTGCCTGAATGGCGCCGCGGCGAGAAAAGTTGCCAAAGGGGACTTGGTCATTATTGCCAGTTACGTGTATGTGGACGGCGACGAAGCAAAGGGTTGGAAGCCCGTTGCCGTGTTTGTTGACCAGGACAACCACATCAAGCATTAG
- the rsmA gene encoding 16S rRNA (adenine(1518)-N(6)/adenine(1519)-N(6))-dimethyltransferase RsmA: MRSVRQILRDFDIRPEKRLGQSFLVDLSVMEKIVDIADIRREETVVEIGSGLGIMTAMIADRAGQVTAVEVDRKLIPILRERLEGHGNVELIQKDILEYDFLPKKGESPDQKVKIVGNIPYSISSPILFHILENRKKISAAVLMMQKEVADRLCAVPGTKAYGIPSVLFGLHTRISRELTVAPECFYPKPQVTSSVVKISIFEEPPFPVLDQSLFTLLVKTAFAKRRKTLFNNLKSRDWQGHDYKNLQHLLEKLGIGEMRRAEELSIQQFAELSNALSEI, from the coding sequence ATGAGATCTGTTCGGCAGATACTCCGTGATTTCGATATTCGGCCGGAGAAGCGGCTGGGGCAGTCGTTCCTTGTCGATCTCTCCGTCATGGAAAAAATCGTAGACATCGCCGATATCAGGAGAGAAGAAACCGTTGTGGAGATCGGCTCCGGGTTGGGGATCATGACCGCCATGATCGCCGACAGGGCAGGGCAAGTGACTGCCGTGGAAGTTGATAGGAAACTGATTCCCATCCTCAGGGAACGGCTTGAAGGCCACGGCAATGTCGAATTGATCCAGAAAGACATCCTCGAATACGACTTCCTGCCGAAAAAGGGAGAAAGCCCGGATCAGAAAGTCAAGATTGTGGGCAATATCCCTTACAGCATTTCTTCGCCAATCCTCTTTCACATTCTTGAAAATAGAAAAAAAATCTCGGCAGCCGTGCTGATGATGCAAAAGGAAGTGGCTGACCGCCTCTGCGCCGTTCCCGGAACGAAGGCCTATGGAATTCCATCTGTCCTTTTTGGACTTCATACCCGGATTTCACGGGAACTCACCGTGGCACCGGAATGTTTTTACCCGAAACCTCAGGTAACCTCTTCCGTCGTAAAAATCTCAATTTTTGAAGAACCGCCTTTCCCTGTCCTGGATCAAAGCCTGTTTACTCTTCTGGTTAAAACAGCTTTTGCAAAACGCCGTAAGACTCTGTTCAACAATCTCAAAAGCAGGGATTGGCAGGGTCATGATTACAAGAATCTCCAGCATCTTCTGGAAAAGTTGGGGATAGGTGAAATGAGAAGGGCTGAAGAACTGTCAATTCAACAATTTGCAGAGCTGAGCAATGCCCTTTCGGAGATATGA
- the panC gene encoding pantoate--beta-alanine ligase, which produces MKIIATVPEMQRYSEALRNSGKKIAFVPTMGYFHDGHLNLMREARKQGDCVVISIYVNPTQFGPSEDLEKYPRNFERDSKLAEEVGVDVIFFPSNAEMYPDHYQTYVTVEEVTKNLCGLSRPVHFRGVATVCAKLFNMVKPHMAIFGKKDFQQLVTIKRMVSDLNMDLQIFGLPTTRETDGLAMSSRNVYLSPEERQSALCLSLSLKKAKESYDQGERDAGRILESITNYIKGIPFTRIDYIKICDTTTMQDVSSLEKESVLALAVFVGSTRLIDNYVFGEELNIE; this is translated from the coding sequence ATGAAGATCATTGCTACGGTTCCGGAGATGCAGCGTTATTCGGAGGCCCTGAGGAATTCAGGAAAAAAGATCGCCTTCGTCCCGACAATGGGATATTTTCACGACGGGCATCTCAATCTCATGCGCGAAGCAAGAAAACAGGGCGATTGCGTTGTCATCAGCATCTACGTCAACCCCACCCAGTTCGGGCCATCGGAAGATCTTGAGAAATATCCCCGAAACTTCGAGAGAGACAGCAAATTGGCAGAAGAGGTCGGTGTTGACGTCATTTTCTTCCCCTCAAATGCCGAGATGTATCCGGATCACTATCAGACCTATGTAACCGTGGAGGAAGTGACGAAAAATCTCTGCGGCTTGTCACGACCCGTTCATTTTCGAGGCGTAGCCACGGTCTGTGCGAAACTGTTCAATATGGTCAAGCCGCATATGGCGATCTTCGGGAAAAAAGATTTCCAGCAGCTGGTCACGATCAAGCGCATGGTGTCTGATTTGAACATGGACCTTCAGATCTTCGGCCTGCCTACGACGAGAGAAACGGATGGACTGGCGATGAGTTCGCGCAATGTTTATCTGAGTCCGGAAGAAAGGCAGTCCGCCCTGTGTCTGAGCCTTTCCCTGAAAAAAGCCAAAGAATCGTACGATCAGGGGGAACGGGACGCCGGCCGCATACTGGAATCGATTACCAACTATATTAAAGGGATTCCTTTCACCAGAATTGATTACATAAAAATCTGCGACACGACGACCATGCAGGATGTCAGCAGCCTTGAGAAAGAATCTGTTCTGGCCCTTGCTGTTTTTGTCGGTTCTACAAGACTTATAGACAATTACGTGTTCGGTGAAGAACTGAACATCGAATAA
- a CDS encoding DUF502 domain-containing protein has protein sequence MGIHIPGSGIIVTLAIIFVCGLITQSYLGTKFVNFGESLLDKIPVVRSIYQATKQIFENIFLNKNQSFKKVVLVEFPRQGIYSLGFVTGITGKEFSDKMGEEALHVFIPKTPNPTAGFFIMARSDELIELDMSVEAAFTLIISGGIVTPPNRSGSKGSVKRAQRALTVDV, from the coding sequence TTGGGAATCCACATTCCCGGATCGGGAATCATCGTTACACTGGCCATTATCTTTGTCTGCGGACTCATCACTCAAAGTTATCTCGGCACAAAATTCGTCAATTTCGGAGAATCCCTGCTGGATAAAATTCCCGTTGTTCGCAGCATTTATCAGGCAACGAAACAAATTTTTGAAAATATTTTTCTCAACAAGAATCAAAGTTTTAAAAAAGTTGTTCTTGTTGAATTTCCCCGTCAAGGGATATATAGTCTCGGATTCGTCACCGGAATAACCGGAAAAGAATTTTCAGATAAGATGGGCGAAGAAGCCCTTCATGTCTTTATTCCCAAAACGCCCAATCCAACAGCGGGTTTTTTTATCATGGCCCGCAGTGATGAGTTGATTGAATTGGATATGTCCGTAGAGGCAGCCTTTACGCTCATCATATCCGGGGGGATCGTTACACCACCGAATAGATCGGGAAGTAAAGGATCTGTGAAAAGAGCTCAAAGAGCACTAACGGTAGATGTGTAA
- a CDS encoding DUF2062 domain-containing protein, with translation MQNFYQQFLSLKGDPTSIACGMAMGVFVGITPTIPFHTLMVVVFGFLFKINLTSAYLGSWLVCNPFTIPLLYLGEYQIGRYILGRGESELVIREYSFSALLQLGWDVCAPLLIGGFVLAVLVTVPAYFLSYRFISAVRKNESHEICSADTP, from the coding sequence ATGCAAAATTTTTATCAGCAGTTTCTCAGTCTCAAAGGGGATCCGACCTCCATTGCCTGTGGCATGGCCATGGGGGTATTTGTCGGCATTACGCCGACAATTCCTTTTCACACTCTCATGGTTGTGGTTTTCGGTTTTTTATTCAAAATAAATCTGACCTCCGCTTATCTCGGATCCTGGCTGGTGTGCAATCCATTCACCATCCCGCTGCTTTATCTCGGCGAGTATCAGATCGGTCGATATATCCTCGGGCGAGGCGAATCGGAGCTCGTCATAAGAGAATATTCGTTTTCCGCTCTCCTCCAGCTGGGTTGGGATGTGTGCGCACCTCTGCTCATAGGCGGGTTTGTCCTGGCCGTCCTGGTTACCGTGCCGGCTTACTTCCTCTCTTACCGCTTCATCTCCGCAGTTCGGAAGAACGAATCCCATGAGATCTGTTCGGCAGATACTCCGTGA
- the ahcY gene encoding adenosylhomocysteinase, producing MSFLEIHALLPYRVADLSLAEWGRKEMSLAENEMPGLMAVRAKYGQTKPLAGLKVMGSLHMTIQTAMLIETLKILGADIRWASCNIFSTQDHAAAAIAKAGTAAVYAWKGESLEEYWWCTEQALTWPDGSGPDLIVDDGGDATLFIHQGARFEKNPDLLEEEQDNKEMQIIMERMKHSVAADKSRWTRIAAGIRGVSEETTTGVHRLYSMAKAGELLFPAINVNDSVTKSKFDNLYGCRESLADGIKRATDIMVAGKVVVVCGYGDVGKGCAQSMRGFGARVIITEVDPICALQAAMEGYEVKRLEDVVGEGDIFVTATGCCDVITGEHMERMKNEAIVCNIGHFDSEIAMYYLEGNPAFQKEEIKPQVDKWTLASGRSIIVLAEGRLVNLGCATGHPSFVMSNSFTNQCLAQIELAGKKYQPGVYTLPKKLDEEVARLHLGRLGVHLTSLTQKQADYLGVPVEGPYKAEHYRY from the coding sequence ATGAGTTTTCTGGAGATTCACGCTTTGTTGCCTTATCGGGTGGCAGATCTATCCCTTGCAGAGTGGGGGCGAAAGGAGATGTCCCTGGCCGAAAATGAAATGCCGGGACTGATGGCTGTAAGGGCGAAATATGGGCAGACGAAGCCTCTTGCAGGTCTGAAGGTGATGGGCAGTCTTCACATGACCATTCAGACGGCCATGCTGATCGAGACTCTTAAAATTCTGGGTGCAGATATCCGCTGGGCTTCCTGCAATATTTTCTCGACACAGGACCATGCCGCCGCTGCGATTGCCAAAGCGGGAACGGCGGCCGTTTATGCCTGGAAAGGTGAAAGCCTCGAAGAATACTGGTGGTGTACCGAACAGGCATTGACGTGGCCGGACGGCAGCGGCCCGGATCTCATCGTCGACGATGGTGGAGACGCCACCCTTTTTATTCATCAGGGGGCGCGCTTCGAGAAGAATCCTGATCTGTTAGAGGAGGAGCAGGACAACAAAGAGATGCAGATCATCATGGAAAGGATGAAGCACTCCGTTGCCGCAGATAAATCCCGATGGACCCGAATTGCCGCCGGAATTCGCGGCGTATCGGAAGAAACGACGACGGGTGTGCATCGCCTTTATTCGATGGCCAAGGCGGGGGAACTCCTCTTTCCGGCCATCAATGTCAATGACTCCGTCACCAAGTCGAAATTTGACAACCTTTATGGATGTCGTGAATCACTGGCCGACGGGATCAAACGGGCGACGGACATCATGGTTGCCGGGAAAGTGGTTGTCGTCTGCGGCTATGGAGATGTTGGCAAGGGCTGCGCACAGTCCATGCGCGGATTCGGTGCCAGGGTCATCATTACCGAAGTAGACCCCATCTGTGCCCTTCAGGCTGCAATGGAAGGGTATGAGGTCAAAAGGCTGGAGGATGTCGTCGGCGAGGGGGATATTTTCGTTACGGCGACGGGATGCTGCGATGTCATTACCGGGGAACATATGGAACGCATGAAAAATGAAGCGATCGTATGCAATATCGGTCATTTTGACAGTGAAATCGCCATGTATTACCTGGAAGGAAATCCAGCTTTTCAAAAGGAAGAAATTAAACCCCAGGTCGATAAGTGGACCTTGGCCTCAGGACGCTCCATCATCGTCCTGGCGGAAGGCCGCCTGGTGAATCTGGGCTGCGCTACGGGACATCCCAGTTTTGTGATGAGCAACAGCTTTACCAATCAATGTCTGGCGCAGATCGAACTGGCCGGAAAAAAATATCAGCCGGGCGTCTACACGCTGCCCAAGAAACTGGATGAAGAGGTGGCCAGATTGCACCTCGGACGTCTGGGTGTCCATCTGACATCCCTCACCCAAAAGCAGGCTGATTATCTGGGGGTTCCCGTTGAGGGCCCTTATAAGGCGGAACACTATCGCTACTGA
- the metK gene encoding methionine adenosyltransferase, which produces MRITSESVKVGHPDIVADSIAANIIAAILDKEKERGLTVDNMPHCGIEVFLGKGLCIVGGEVATRVYVDIERSVRDTVLKLGYCDYELGLNGNSMGILNTIIPQSPDINIGTRADLGKYKEIGAGDQGIIFGFACDETPELLPLPYVLATRMMRAFEEINNPVFAPDGKGQVTVEYDNDGRPQRVATVLMSNAIDYRHVPEGFRNSIEPLAKQIAMSCLKDWVDEQTDFLFNPTGEWQAVNSCSSADSGVTGRKLVVQLYGGYPGAQIGGGSVVNKTSEKVDCSAALGARYVAKNIVAAGLARKCAIQLSYAIGIARPISIYVHTFGTGIISDEKIGTLIREYFDLSPRGMIERFNLLDGDVYRKLPKTLFLGDYNWENTDVVDQLKGAANI; this is translated from the coding sequence ATGCGGATTACATCAGAAAGCGTGAAAGTTGGACATCCGGATATCGTTGCGGATTCCATTGCGGCCAATATCATTGCGGCCATTCTGGATAAGGAAAAAGAGAGAGGCTTGACCGTGGACAACATGCCCCATTGCGGCATAGAAGTCTTTCTTGGCAAGGGGCTCTGCATTGTCGGGGGTGAAGTAGCCACCCGTGTTTATGTGGATATTGAGAGATCTGTCCGGGATACGGTTCTGAAGCTCGGGTACTGTGATTATGAACTCGGTCTGAACGGGAATTCCATGGGTATTCTCAATACGATCATTCCGCAGTCACCGGATATCAACATCGGCACGCGTGCCGACCTGGGCAAGTACAAAGAAATCGGTGCGGGAGATCAGGGAATTATTTTCGGATTCGCCTGTGATGAAACGCCGGAGTTACTCCCCCTGCCTTATGTGCTGGCCACCCGGATGATGAGGGCTTTTGAGGAGATCAATAATCCAGTCTTCGCTCCCGATGGAAAAGGGCAGGTTACCGTGGAATATGACAACGATGGCCGACCCCAGCGGGTTGCCACGGTCTTGATGTCCAATGCCATTGATTACCGTCATGTGCCGGAGGGGTTCCGAAACAGCATCGAGCCTCTGGCCAAACAGATCGCCATGAGCTGCTTAAAAGACTGGGTGGATGAACAGACGGATTTCCTCTTTAATCCAACGGGTGAATGGCAGGCGGTTAATTCCTGCAGTTCCGCCGATTCAGGTGTAACCGGCAGAAAGCTGGTTGTGCAGCTTTATGGAGGATACCCTGGTGCTCAGATCGGGGGAGGCTCCGTTGTAAATAAAACATCTGAGAAGGTTGACTGCTCCGCGGCTCTGGGCGCCCGTTACGTGGCAAAAAACATTGTTGCGGCAGGACTGGCAAGGAAATGTGCGATTCAGTTGTCCTATGCGATCGGGATTGCCCGCCCGATTTCCATTTATGTCCATACCTTTGGCACAGGCATCATTTCGGATGAAAAGATCGGGACGCTGATCCGGGAATATTTTGATCTTTCACCGCGAGGCATGATCGAACGGTTCAACCTCCTTGACGGCGATGTCTATAGAAAACTGCCGAAGACGCTCTTCCTAGGCGATTATAACTGGGAAAATACGGATGTGGTGGATCAATTGAAAGGCGCCGCCAATATTTAA